GCGATGCGCGAGTTCTGTGAGTTCCGTAATTTGCTTCCTCGTGGCGTTAAGCTAACCGGTGATGACGTATTTGAGCGATGCTCATACGTACTGTCTATTAAGATGCAAGATCCGCAGTTTGCAGGACAAACTAAAGAGCGCCTCTCTTCTCGTCAGTGTGCTGCGTTTGTTTCTGGCGTGGTCAAAGATGCGTTTAGCCTATGGCTAAATGAAAAGCCTCAGCTTGCTGAGCAATTGGCAGAAGTCTGTATTGCCAACGCGCATCGTCGTATGCGTGCCAGTAAAAAAGTGGTGCGTAAGAAGGTAGCTTCTGGTCCTGCACTACCGGGTAAGCTGACGGATTGTTCACAACAAGATCTTAACCGCACCGAAATTTTCTTCGTGGAGGGTGACTCGGCGGGTGGCAGTGCCAAGCAGGCACGCGATCGTGAGTTCCAAGCAGTGATGCCATTGCGTGGTAAAATCCTCAATACATGGGAAGTATCGGCAGACCAAGTTTTGGCGTCGCAAGAAGTACACGACATCTCCGTGGCTTTGGGTATTGACCCAGATACCGAAAACCTTGATGGTCTTCGCTACGGTAAAGTCTGTATCCTTGCCGATGCGGACTCGGATGGTCTGCACATTGCGACGCTTCTATGTGCACTCTTTACTAAACACTTCCGTTCATTGGTTGCCGCCGGGCACGTCTATGTCGCAATGCCACCACTGTATCGTATCGATTGTGGTAAAGAGGTGTTCTACGCCCTTGATGACGATGAAAAAGATGGCGTGCTTGAACGTCTGAGCAAGAAAAAAGCGAAGATCAACGTCCAACGATTTAAAGGTCTGGGTGAGATGAACCCATTGCAGCTGCGTGAAACCACGATGGATCCAAATACCCGTCGCTTGGTGCAGTTGACCATTGATGATGACGAAGCCACCAATGAGATGATGGATATGCTGCTTGGTAAAAAGCGTGCTGACGATCGTCGTAGCTGGCTACAAAACAACGGTGACATGGCTGAGGTATAACAATGTCGACTGAAATGTCTTTTGATGGTGTAGAACAGCTGCCTCTGCGAAA
The Vibrio sp. CB1-14 DNA segment above includes these coding regions:
- the parE gene encoding DNA topoisomerase IV subunit B, yielding MTEQYNAGAIEVLNGLEPVRRRPGMYTDTARPNHLGQEVIDNSVDEALAGHASKVQVILHADQSLEVIDDGRGMPVDIHPEEKISGVELIFCKLHAGGKFSNKNYQFSGGLHGVGISVVNALSKRVEVAVRRDGQVYEMAFEHGNKVQELTVTGTCGRRNRGTSVHFWPDVSYFDSANFSVTRLVNNLRAKAVLCPGLEITFTDKVNGKDYNWYYEDGLKDYLAEGVKGYAVLPEAPFTGEFTAETEAATWAVIWQPEGGEMITESYVNLIPTAQGGTHVNGLRQGLLDAMREFCEFRNLLPRGVKLTGDDVFERCSYVLSIKMQDPQFAGQTKERLSSRQCAAFVSGVVKDAFSLWLNEKPQLAEQLAEVCIANAHRRMRASKKVVRKKVASGPALPGKLTDCSQQDLNRTEIFFVEGDSAGGSAKQARDREFQAVMPLRGKILNTWEVSADQVLASQEVHDISVALGIDPDTENLDGLRYGKVCILADADSDGLHIATLLCALFTKHFRSLVAAGHVYVAMPPLYRIDCGKEVFYALDDDEKDGVLERLSKKKAKINVQRFKGLGEMNPLQLRETTMDPNTRRLVQLTIDDDEATNEMMDMLLGKKRADDRRSWLQNNGDMAEV